AAAGGCAGGGATAGCCTGGCGGCAAATCTCATAATTCCCAGCATTCATCAGCTTTGGAGGAAGCGGTCAAAGTATGTTGCCGGCCAGGAACTCTGTCAATAAGCCGAAAGGCCCATGGCCATGGCAGACGGCGGCGCACACAAGAAGCACGGTGTTTGCTCGCGCGCAACTACCATGGTTTAGGGAAGGGCACGGATTCAGCCGTGCCGCAATGCGGGCTTTAGCCCCTGAGGTTAACAATGCTATTGCGGTTAGATTGTTGGTGAGACAACTTCTAGTCTTCCAGCACGGGCATGTGTTGCAGCACTTCGCCCGCCCGGGGACGGTTGGAGAGCACTTCATCACGCCGGATCTTGCCGTCGCGGAAGACCAGATTGCGCTTGGCAAATTGGGCGATGTCAGGTTCGTGCGTCACCAGCACGATGGTCAGGCCGCGCTCTTCGTTCAGACGCTGGAAGATGTCCATGATCTCCACCGCGGTGCGGCTATCGAGATTGCCGGTGGGCTCGTCGGCGAGCAGTATGGTGGGCTGATTGACCAGTGCCCGCGCAATCGCGACGCGCTGCTGCTGTCCGCCGGAGAGCTGCGAGGGAAAGTGGTCAGCTCGGTCGGAAAGTCCCACCTGGGCCAGGGCGGCGAGCGCGCGGCGCGTGCCTTCCTCGCGCGGGATGCGGGCGTAGTGAGTCGGCAACTCGACGTTTTCCATCGCCGTGGTGCGCGACAGCAGATTGAATCCCTGGAAGACAAAACCGATCTGGCGGTTGCGGATGGCGGCCAGCTCGCGCTTGCTGAAGCTGGAGACGTCGGTGCCCTCCAGTAAATAGCGGCCGCTGCTGGGCCGGTCGAGGCAGCCGAGGATGTTCATGAACGTGGACTTGCCGCCCCCGCTGGCGCCCATGACGGCGACGAACTCGCCGGCAGCGATGTCCACTGAAACGCCGCGCAGGGCGTGCACCCGCGCTTCGCCCAGGTCGTAGTACTTGTGCACATCCTCAACGTGAATGACGGGGGCCGCTGCCGGCATTTTTGGCGTCTTCGATGTCGATGATTGGGCAGTGGTTTCCACGGAAACTTAAAGCGTCACTCTAGACTTTACCGGACTTGCGAAGATCACCGTCCCGGGGGCCGGCCCCCCATGCCGGGAGCGGCGCCGCCCCGCGCGGCGTTCTTGCTGGCGCCGATGATGACCTCGTCTCCTTCCTTAAGATCACCATGCAGCACTTGCACCACTTCAGTGACGGTGTGGTCGGTGATGCCGGTGCGCACCTGCACCGGCTTCAGCGTCTTGTCCGGCAATTGCTTCCAGACAATGCCGATGTCGGCGGGAGCGTTCTCCCG
Above is a window of Terriglobales bacterium DNA encoding:
- a CDS encoding ABC transporter ATP-binding protein; its protein translation is MPAAAPVIHVEDVHKYYDLGEARVHALRGVSVDIAAGEFVAVMGASGGGKSTFMNILGCLDRPSSGRYLLEGTDVSSFSKRELAAIRNRQIGFVFQGFNLLSRTTAMENVELPTHYARIPREEGTRRALAALAQVGLSDRADHFPSQLSGGQQQRVAIARALVNQPTILLADEPTGNLDSRTAVEIMDIFQRLNEERGLTIVLVTHEPDIAQFAKRNLVFRDGKIRRDEVLSNRPRAGEVLQHMPVLED